The DNA sequence TCGTTCAGCATGTGATTGTGGAGCGCCGTCACCGCAACACCGTTCGAGGTTAGGCTGCTGATCACTTTGTTCACTTCTTCGCCCACCAACACATAATCGCCCGTCGTCGCCACCTGCCCCTGGGCGGCAGGTTCGAAATTGATGGACGTGCTTGTACCCATCGTCGCCGGGACTTCCATTCCCTCTTCCCGGATCTGCTCCGGACGCGCGAACGAAAACTGCAAGACTTCGCCTGCCACCGTGCCTTGCTTCCCCATCGCCTTCTCGATCGCGGCGCGGTCCAACGGCGACTTCGCTCCCGCACTCGCTGCCGGCGCTTCCCTCGGAGTTCCAGTCGCGGCCAGCGCGTTGTGCAGCGCCCTTGCCATCTCCACGGCGTCCCCATGGCCGCCAATGTGGATGTACATCACTCTCGGCGTCTCCCCCACAACGTGATTGTGGATCGCCGAAATCTCAACACCACCGGCTTTCAGCTTCGAGATCACCTGCGGCATCTCGCTTACCGTCACCACCAGGTCTCCCATCAGCATGGCGCGTTTCGGATCACCGCCGAAGGCCGCCCACGATCCCAACGCGAACGCCGGCTGTAACGTCACTCCTTGCAACGTGACCTTCAAGTCCGCCCGCGGCATTCCGAATCGGATCACCCCACCGGCAAGTGGCTTTCCCTGCCTGCCCATAGCCTTTTCGACAGCCGACCAGTCCGCTTGCTGCGAATGCGCACCCAAAGCGCAGCTCAGCGTCAACGCAAGTAATACGGCTCGCATGCGTCACCTCCTACTTAAGGGTGGGATGTTGAATCGATGCGCAGCGAGTCTGAATTATTTCGAGCCGGCCCCGCGGTCTCGGGCTTCTTCTGTGAAATCCGCGTTCATCCGCGTCAAACGATCTTGAATTGTGACGCCCCTACTCGACTTTCTCCGCCAGTTTGGGCTGCGTGATCGACATGTGAGTGTGGATGATCTTCCACTTCCCGCCTGTCTTTTGATAGACCATGGTGGCATTCCAGCGTTCCGTCTTTGAGCCCGCATACGTAGCAAGGATGTACGTCAACACGGCCATATCTCCCGAAACCTGCACCTTCGGATCGACAAACTCGAACCGGTCAAAGTGAAATCCGCCCGCAAAACCTCGGTACAGCTTCGATAATTCGGAAAGGCCGTTCAGGCGCGCGGCTGTGAATGGATCGAAATAGGTTACGTCGTCGCTGGAACTGCTCAGGTATCCTTCAACATCTCCCTTGCACCAACGCTCCATCGCGGCCTTCTCCACCGCAAGAATCTCCTCCGCAGCGCCGGAATCGCTCTTGGTCTCCGCCATCGCAACCGGCACCATCGCTACACACAGCAACGCTAACGTCATCGATAAGGACATTTATGCCTCCATGCGAGAGTATGAATAGACAGGATTTGCCCGGATCACCAGGCACGCGGAGCCTATCAGTTGCGTCGGTTGCTTCGCTAGGACATCGGGGTTCGCTTGTGTGGCGCGGACACTCCTGTCCGCGGCCTTTGACTTTGTAGTTATCCCACCTCACGTCACAGACACAGTTCCTTCGATTCCAGGAAAATGCCTGTCGAGCCGGGCTTTTCGCGGACATGGAGTGTCCGCGCCTCGCAATCCAGCCACACAGTCCAGGGGCACACATCATGGGTTCACCGCTCGACCGCAACTACGCCTACCGGCGCCGGCTCCCTCACTGTCAAAAGCACGGAACGCCAGTCTTCATCACCTTCAGGAAGGCCCTCCCTGGCAGCTTCTCGCGCCCGATGCGCGACGTCATCCTGAACCACTGCCTTCACGATCATCGAAAGAAGTATGTATTGAACGCCGTGGTCGTCATGCCCGATCACGTGCATCTGCTTCTGACGCCCTTGCCGGACAAAGACGGCTGGCCGCTGAGTCTGCCCGCCATCCTGAAATCGCTGAAAGGCACCTCCGCCCGCAGTGTCAACAAACTCGCAGGATCCACCGGGCCCGTATGGCAGGACGAATCTTTCGACCACGTGCTGCGCAGCGACGACAGTCTGACGCAGAAGATCGAGTACATCCGCCAGAACCCCGTCCGCCGAGGCCTGGTCTCCAGCCCAGAAGACTATCCCTGGCTCTGGATCGACCCCGTCTGTACCAGTTTGTGAGTGGCAGCTGTGTGCGAACCTGTGTGGCGCGGACACTCCTGTCCGCGGCCTTTGACTTTGTAGTTATCCCACCTCACGTCACAGACACAGTTCCTTCGATTCCAGGAAAATGCCTGTCGAGCCGGGCTTTTCGCGGACACTCCTGTCCGCGGCCTTTTGCCTTGTGCCATCACTGCCGTTCAGGGCTTACTCATCTCTTCACTGTCTCCAACGGCATCGTGCCGTGCCTCCACCCACGCCACGGTCTCGGCACCAGCATCGGAACCGCTCGCCGGTACTGCGTATACTCCTCGCCAAACTCGGCCTCTAGGTCACGCTCTTCCAGTGTGGCGCCCAGCACAATCCACCCCGTAAACATCACGTTAAGCAGCAGCCGGTCAACTGACAGCACCGGTGTGGCCCACAACGCCACGATGCCAAACGCATAAAACGGATGACGCACGAACCGATACGGCCCCCGAATCGTCAGCGGCATCGCCGGCACCTGTTTGCCGGCGCGGTGCGCCAGGTAGGCCTCGATCCCGAAGGCGTCAAATCTCTTTAAACTTCCGATGCCCCACACGAACCCGGCAAGTGCCAGCACCAGCAGCGCTCCCATCGCAACCCGTCCCGTGCCCCGCAGCACGTATAGGTTCGTGGCCGAGCGTTGCCACAGCAACTCCAGAGTTAGCAGAGCCACGCCCGACGTAATCGTGTACGCCACACCTTGGCAATGTTGCGGCAGGTAGTTGCGCATCGCGTCGCGTACGGAACGTCGGACCAGGATGCTGTGTTGAAGGAAGAACACCAGGCAGAGCCCTGCGTCCCAGGCAAGCAGCGCTTTGTCCGCCACTTGAAGTTCAAGCACCCCCAGGCTGCCGAACCAAAGAAGAACAACGAAGAGAACCAGAGAGCCTGCCCCAAGAATCCACGCGAGCACCACGAGCAACATGGGACACCTCGCGACAGGAATCTTACGCCATGTAGGCGCCCCCTCACCGTCGATCCGACCGCCGTTCCCCATTCGGGAAAACTGATGTCAAGGGGGTCTAACGCCTGCGTTCGCCGCAAATTCTTGATTTCATTCGGAATATATTTTTCAAAACCGTGGCATGGTGGCCCCACCCAAATTGCTATCCTGAATATGTAGGTGGTGAAGACGACAAATTCCGTCTCGCCATCTTTCGCGCTTTTAGCGACAACCGACGATAACGAGAAAGTAAACGCCGAGTGAGCTAACTGCCCGGAAATGAACAGCTTGAGGTGTAAGTCCTTTAGAATCTTTGGTCGAACCCGAAGTCCACACGCAAACCATTGATTCCATTACGTCACGAGAGGGAGGGGGGAGGGGGTAGGTATCCTGCCGGTCAAATCCCGGATATCACGTGCAGGTTACTCATCTGCAAACGGCCAGTTCATTTCTTTGTCCAAACGATATCCTCGTAGTTCCTGCGGTCGATCACCGCGTCTACCTTGCCACGCTCATTGCGCCGGAAGAGTACTCTTCCTTCCACGCCCTTGCGGAAGTACACATCTCCACTCTCCGTAAGCAACTCTTCTTTCGGACGCTCGCCCCGGCGCGAAAAAAGCTTACCGCCCTCCATGGTTACAGTCCGCGTTACTCCCGGAGCCAGCTCATATGTACCCACGTAGTCCCCATAGCGCTCCGGATCCGGCTTCCCTTCCGCGGGGTCTCCGTAGTAACGCAACACCTGCGCCGCAACCATCTGCCAGCGTCCGCCTCGACGCATCCAGGTATCCGTGGCGTGAAAGCGCGCGCCAAGTTTCTGACCGTAGATCGTCAACGCCTCGTCGATGTCATAGCTGAGAATCGCCGTGTCACCTTCGATATGGCTCCTTGCATTCGCCACCTTGATCTTGCCCACGTAGCCCGCGGGCAACGGGCTGAGTTCGCCAATCATCGACGCCTTGTCGTGGAGCCGCCCCTTCTCGTCGAAGTAGATGACGTCTTCCGCCAGGTATTCCTGCCACGGGCCCTTCTGTCCGGGCGCCACGGCATCCATCATCTCCTGCGTGCGCCGTACCAATTCCTCTTGCGTAATCGGATTGGTGCTTCGCGACCCGCAGCCGGCGAGTGCAACGAACATGAGTACGACTGCGAAAAGCGATTTCCCTGCTGCCATCGAAGCCTCCCCGAGAAGGCGCTACTCTATACCAGGCCGGCGCCTATATACCTCCATTCACACCACCATTCAGTGCACCCATACCCGGTTTTCGTGCGCTCTCGCATGTTGGGAGATCAGGTTTTGCGTAACTGATCCCCTTTGTGGCGCCTACACTTGTGCCTAACCTGCACGCCGTGAGAAACTTACGCCGTTTCTGGCACCTACTTCAGCGGAGACACCCAAAAAGAGGACTCTTTTTATGAGTACCCATACAACTACGCCGCCTCCGGCGGTGAGGAAGCACACTCCCTACGTTCCCCCGACGATGCAGATGAGCGAATTCACCATTCGGGCCATCCTGCTCGGTCTTGTCATGACGGTCATTCTTGGCGCCGCCAACATGTATCTCGGATTGCGCGCCGGCATGACCATCGCCGCCACTTATCCTGCCGCCGTCATCGCGATGGCGTTCCTGCGCCTGATGAAAGGCTCCATCCTGGAAGAGAACATGGCGCGTACCGTGGGCTCCATCGGCGAGTCCGTTGCGGCCGGCGCGGTATTTACCATCCCCGCTTTCGTTCTTGCAGGTGTGTGGCCTGAGTTCGACGTCGCCCACGGCTACTGGAAATCGGTGGCCCTGATGGCCGTCGGTGGAACGCTTGGCATTCTGTTCGTCACCCTCCTCCGCCGGGTCATGGTTGAGGATCCGGAGCTTCCTTATCCCGAGTCGGTTGCAGCATCCGAGATTCATAAGGCCGGTCAACAGGGCAGCAAGGCCGCGAAGATCCTGTTCGCCAACATGGGGATCGGCGCCCTGGTCTACTTCCTCGGCACAATCCGTCTGTTCAGCGCCAGCCGTGAGTTTGTATTTCACCTTGGACAATTGGGCGTGAGCGCCCTGAAACTGTCCCGCGCACCGGGTTCGCCGACACTGCAGACCGGCGCCATGACCACGTTCTCCGCACCGGCAATCAGCCCTGCTTACCTCGGCGTCGGTTACATCATCGGGCCGCGCCTCGGTGCACTTAACTTTGCCGGTGGCGTGTTCGCCTGGGGTCTTCTGGTTCCGCTCCTTTCGTACTTCCTCGGCCCGCAGCTTGCGACTTTCATGCCGGCTGGCGCAGGCGAAGAGAGTTGGGCAGCATCGGCCGGAGCCATCTGGTTCCACATCGTCCGCCCCATTGCTGTGGGCGGCATGTTGGTAGGAGCAAGCTTCACCCTCTTCCGGATGCGCAAGAGCCTCGGCCTCGGCATGAAACGCGCCATCGCCGACCTGAAAAAGTCCGCTGCCGGACACAGCGCGGCGGACCGTACCGAGCGCGACCTGAATGCGAAGGTCGTATTCGGCGGACTCGGCGTGGTCTTCCTTTGCATGATCGCCCTTTACATGTTCTTCACCGGTGTGATCGGTGCGGCGACTGTGGCGGCGATCGTGATGATCATCCTCGGATTCTTCTTCGCCGCCGTGTCCGGCAATCTCGTCGGCATGATCGGTTCCTCGAACAATCCAATCTCCGGCCTGACGCTTTGCACATTGATCGTCGCGGCGT is a window from the Terriglobales bacterium genome containing:
- a CDS encoding oligopeptide transporter, OPT family codes for the protein MSTHTTTPPPAVRKHTPYVPPTMQMSEFTIRAILLGLVMTVILGAANMYLGLRAGMTIAATYPAAVIAMAFLRLMKGSILEENMARTVGSIGESVAAGAVFTIPAFVLAGVWPEFDVAHGYWKSVALMAVGGTLGILFVTLLRRVMVEDPELPYPESVAASEIHKAGQQGSKAAKILFANMGIGALVYFLGTIRLFSASREFVFHLGQLGVSALKLSRAPGSPTLQTGAMTTFSAPAISPAYLGVGYIIGPRLGALNFAGGVFAWGLLVPLLSYFLGPQLATFMPAGAGEESWAASAGAIWFHIVRPIAVGGMLVGASFTLFRMRKSLGLGMKRAIADLKKSAAGHSAADRTERDLNAKVVFGGLGVVFLCMIALYMFFTGVIGAATVAAIVMIILGFFFAAVSGNLVGMIGSSNNPISGLTLCTLIVAALLMVAMGLRGPSGIAAVLGVAAVVCVSSAVAGEMLQDLKVGHILGGTPARMQIGDLLGIAVSSLVLFFPLMILHKAYTFGSAQLSAPQAGLMASLSQGIVGGNMAWPLVIVGILMGFGLILVEVRSPMLFSVGMYLPLETTFAIFVGGIFRWITDKLRNRANLNDAQKARVENAGVLTASGLIAGEALCGIVVAIFVVIGKPLPHIFDRAPDIAAVIMLALIALLMIRLPLANAGSPDEPAPPTAIM
- a CDS encoding transposase, encoding MGSPLDRNYAYRRRLPHCQKHGTPVFITFRKALPGSFSRPMRDVILNHCLHDHRKKYVLNAVVVMPDHVHLLLTPLPDKDGWPLSLPAILKSLKGTSARSVNKLAGSTGPVWQDESFDHVLRSDDSLTQKIEYIRQNPVRRGLVSSPEDYPWLWIDPVCTSL
- a CDS encoding isoprenylcysteine carboxylmethyltransferase family protein, giving the protein MLLVVLAWILGAGSLVLFVVLLWFGSLGVLELQVADKALLAWDAGLCLVFFLQHSILVRRSVRDAMRNYLPQHCQGVAYTITSGVALLTLELLWQRSATNLYVLRGTGRVAMGALLVLALAGFVWGIGSLKRFDAFGIEAYLAHRAGKQVPAMPLTIRGPYRFVRHPFYAFGIVALWATPVLSVDRLLLNVMFTGWIVLGATLEERDLEAEFGEEYTQYRRAVPMLVPRPWRGWRHGTMPLETVKR
- a CDS encoding DUF4440 domain-containing protein, whose protein sequence is MAAGKSLFAVVLMFVALAGCGSRSTNPITQEELVRRTQEMMDAVAPGQKGPWQEYLAEDVIYFDEKGRLHDKASMIGELSPLPAGYVGKIKVANARSHIEGDTAILSYDIDEALTIYGQKLGARFHATDTWMRRGGRWQMVAAQVLRYYGDPAEGKPDPERYGDYVGTYELAPGVTRTVTMEGGKLFSRRGERPKEELLTESGDVYFRKGVEGRVLFRRNERGKVDAVIDRRNYEDIVWTKK
- a CDS encoding DUF4440 domain-containing protein, with protein sequence MSLSMTLALLCVAMVPVAMAETKSDSGAAEEILAVEKAAMERWCKGDVEGYLSSSSDDVTYFDPFTAARLNGLSELSKLYRGFAGGFHFDRFEFVDPKVQVSGDMAVLTYILATYAGSKTERWNATMVYQKTGGKWKIIHTHMSITQPKLAEKVE
- a CDS encoding DUF1259 domain-containing protein, with protein sequence MRAVLLALTLSCALGAHSQQADWSAVEKAMGRQGKPLAGGVIRFGMPRADLKVTLQGVTLQPAFALGSWAAFGGDPKRAMLMGDLVVTVSEMPQVISKLKAGGVEISAIHNHVVGETPRVMYIHIGGHGDAVEMARALHNALAATGTPREAPAASAGAKSPLDRAAIEKAMGKQGTVAGEVLQFSFARPEQIREEGMEVPATMGTSTSINFEPAAQGQVATTGDYVLVGEEVNKVISSLTSNGVAVTALHNHMLNDTPRLFFLHFWGVGEPAKIVSAVRKALDQTASGKPAK